In a genomic window of Amphiprion ocellaris isolate individual 3 ecotype Okinawa chromosome 11, ASM2253959v1, whole genome shotgun sequence:
- the LOC111562388 gene encoding neuroligin-4, X-linked-like produces MSGPGISRICPPSSLSSPLRFPSLLLSLCLSISLYPASLSAQQTVPVISTAQGRIRGILTPLPSDLLGPVIQYLGVPYARPPTGDRRFQAPEPPLPWPGIRNVTQFAPVCPQSLDERSMLGDMMPSWLTANLDIAATYLTHQSEDCLYLNIYVPTEEDIHEEGGQRPVMVYVHGGSYTEGTGNMMDGSVLASYGNVIVITLNYRLGVLGFLSTGDQAAKGNYGLLDQIQALRWVKENIAAFGGDPSRVTVFGSGAGASCVSLLTLSHYSEDLFHRAIIQSGSALASWAVNYQPSKYARQLGERVGCGIDDSTQLVACLQGRSYRELVEQNVTPAKYHTAFAPVIDGDVIPDDPQILMEQGEFLNYDVMLGVNQGEGVKFVEGIVDSEDGVTAEDFDFAVSDFVDSLYGYPEGRDTLRESIRFMYTDWADRDNAETRRKTLVALFTDHQWVAPAIATADLHAQYGSPTYFYSFYHHCQSDATPPWADSAHGDEVPYVFGVPMVGPTDLFNCNFSKNDVMLSAVVMTYWTNFAKTGDPNQPVPQDTKFIHTKPNRFEEVAWSKYTPKEQLYLHIGLKPRVRDHYRATKISFWLQLVPHLHHVNELLQSVSSFTHSPSPQDDTPYSYTKRLSKGWPPSSTRHPGSPGGTPQPPESAVGQDGGENGVRVPNEDYSTELSVTIAVGASLLFLNILAFAALLYKKDKRRLEHRRPRPLPPPRRDITPADVAAHLQGEGLMSLQVKQLECDVASADERNNTHHHHTLDTLDALDGLDTQDIYSTLDTVRLTCPPDYTLTLRRSPDDVPLMTSLTPGSLPVTPGSHPVTPATPMTPMTPGSVVGMRMGHPHQGYTHHSPYSNTHLPHTHISTHTHSTTRV; encoded by the exons ATGTCTGGACCAGGGATCAGCAGAATATGCCCCCCTtcatccctctcctctcccctcagGTTTccgtccctcctcctctccctctgcctctccatctctctctatCCGGCCTCCTTGTCGGCACAACAAACTGTGCCGGTCATTTCCACGGCGCAGGGCCGCATCCGTGGCATCCTGACCCCGCTGCCCTCAGACCTCCTTGGGCCCGTCATCCAATACCTGGGAGTGCCCTACGCCAGGCCTCCGACGGGGGATCGGCGCTTCCAGGCGCCTGAGCCGCCACTGCCCTGGCCAGGAATACGAAATGTGACGCAGTTTGCTCCTGTGTGCCCGCAGTCACTGGATGAGAGGAGCATGCTGGGAGATATGATGCCATCCTGGCTCACCGCTAACCTGGATATAGCAGCAACGTACCTCACTCACCAAAGCGAGGATTGTCTCTACCTCAACATCTATGTGCCCACCGAGGAAG ACATCCATGAGGAGGGGGGTCAGCGTCCGGTGATGGTCTACGTCCACGGTGGCTCTTACACAGAAGGAACTGGGAACATGATGGACGGCAGTGTGCTTGCAAGCTACGGCAACGTCATCGTCATAACCCTAAACTACCGTCTGGGAGTACTGG GATTTCTTAGCACAGGCGACCAGGCAGCAAAAGGGAACTACGGTCTGCTCGATCAGATCCAGGCTCTCCGCTGGGTGAAGGAGAACATCGCGGCCTTCGGGGGAGATCCAAGCAGGGTGACGGTGTTTGGATCCGGGGCTGGAGCCTCCTGTGTGAGCCTCCTCACCTTGTCTCACTACTCCGAGG ACTTGTTCCACAGAGCCATCATCCAGAGTGGCAGCGCTTTAGCCAGTTGGGCTGTCAACTACCAGCCGAGCAAGTACGCCCGGCAGCTCGGTGAACGGGTGGGCTGCGGCATTGACGACAGCACGCAACTGGTCGCCTGCCTGCAGGGCCGGAGTTACCGCGAGCTGGTGGAGCAAAACGTAACGCCGGCCAAATATCACACAGCTTTCGCCCCCGTGATTGATGGTGATGTTATACCTGATGACCCCCAGATTCTGATGGAGCAGGGAGAGTTCCTCAACTACGACGTGATGCTGGGGGTCAATCAGGGCGAGGGCGTCAAGTTTGTGGAGGGCATCGTGGACTCAGAGGACGGGGTCACCGCTGAGGACTTTGACTTCGCCGTGTCGGACTTTGTGGATAGTTTGTACGGATACCCGGAGGGCCGAGACACACTGAGGGAGAGCATACG GTTCATGTACACGGACTGGGCGGACCGCGACAATGCAGAAACCCGCCGTAAGACACTGGTAGCGCTTTTTACAGACCACCAATGGGTGGCGCCGGCGATCGCCACAGCCGACCTCCACGCTCAGTATGGGTCTCCCACCTACTTCTACTCCTTTTACCACCACTGCCAGAGTGACGCTACGCCGCCCTGGGCTGACTCCGCCCACGGCGATGAG GTGCCCTATGTGTTCGGCGTGCCCATGGTGGGACCCACTGATCTGTTCAACTGTAACTTCTCCAAGAACGACGTGATGCTGAGCGCAGTAGTTATGACATACTGGACCAACTTTGCCAAGACCGG TGATCCAAACCAGCCAGTTCCTCAAGATACcaagttcatccacacaaaGCCTAATCGCTTTGAAGAAGTGGCCTGGTCTAAATACACCCCTAAAGAGCAGCTGTACCTCCACATTGGCCTCAAGCCTCGTGTCAGAGACCACTACCGTGCAACCAAAATCTCCTTCTGGCTGCAGCTGGTTCCTCACTTGCATCACGTCAACGAGCTCCTCCAGTCGGTCTCCTCCTTCACGCACAGTCCCTCTCCGCAGGACGACACCCCTTATTCTTACACCAAACGTCTGTCCAAAGGTTGGCCTCCCAGCAGCACACGTCACCCAGGTTCGCCGGGAGGTACGCCACAGCCACCCGAGTCCGCAGTAGGCCAAGATGGAGGAGAAAATGGGGTCCGTGTCCCTAATGAGGACTACTCCACTGAACTCTCAGTGACAATTGCAGTGGGAGCATCGCTGTTGTTTCTTAATATACTCGCATTCGCGGCTCTCCTGTATAAGAAAGACAAAAGGCGTCTGGAACATCGTAGGCCACGTCCGCTTCCCCCACCGAGACGAGACATCACACCTGCAGACGTTGCGGCTCACCTGCAGGGGGAGGGACTGATGTCATTACAG GTGAAGCAGCTGGAGTGTGACGTTGCATCGGCAGACGAGAGGAACAACACTCACCACCATCACACTCTGGACACGCTGGACGCTCTGGACGGTTTGGACACCCAGGACATCTACAGCACGCTGGACACCGTGCGCCTCACCTGCCCGCCTGACTACACCCTCACCCTGCGTCGCTCCCCCGACGACGTCCCCCTCATGACCTCTCTGACCCCAGGATCACTGCCCGTCACCCCTGGGTCGCACCCTGTTACCCCTGCGACGCCAATGACCCCAATGACACCTGGATCGGTGGTCGGGATGAGGATGGGGCATCCTCACCAGGGTTACACACACCATAGCCCGTATAGTAATACACActtgccacacacacacatctccacgcacacacactccactACACGTGTATAA